AAGCGCAGCCGCGCCCTGGCAATCCGGGTCGCTGCGAGCGGCGGGTGCAGCGCGCAGCGCAGCACCATGTCGATGGCCTGGGCCCAGCGGGCTCCGGGGGCGCTCGCGGTGATGCCCCACGAAGTGGCCTCGACCAGCGGCCGGAATGTGGCGCTCGTAGTGGATTGCGCAGCGGCCTGCGTGCACGCGGAAGCGGACAGCGTTGCAAGCAGTGCGGTGCGACCGTGCAGCGAAGCTGGTTCCTCGCCGGCCCCGCCTGCGAAACGTACGTTGACCGCCACGTGATCGCTCGCAGCGACGTGCCGCACTTCTACGCCGGCGCCGTTGGACAATCGCAACGACGCGGAGCGTTCGTCCATGGTGCCGCTCCACTCGGGATCCGCGTGGGCCTGTGCGTGGGTGACGGCACGCCGTGCGGCACTTCGCAGCCGAACACGCTCCGCCGCATCCGGATCGCGGTTCTTCGGACTTCCCTGGTCCCGTCCGGCCGCGACCAGTCCCAGGCCGATGGCCGTCGGCACGAGCTCGGGAGGGTGGGCCCCGCGCTGCGGGCGTGCCGCCCAGCGAAGCCCCACCCACTCCGACAGCACGCTCGCACCACCGCTGGGCGGTGCCAAGGGTACCGCTGGCGGAGGCTCGTGCCGCAGGCGCGCCGCGTGGAAGGCGAGCTCTCGGGCCGCGCCGACGGGCTCGTACGCCGCGAAGCGCGCCAGAGCAAGCGCGCCGCCGCGCACGGGCAAGGCGTGAGCCGACAAGGCCTTCAGTCCGTCGAGTGTCTCGATCGGGACTGCGTGACCGAGATGCGCGAGCGCGCTCGCAAGGTTCGCCGCGGACGCGAGCTCCGGCGTGGCCACGGCGACGCTCACCAGCGTGCGGCCACCCAGCATGACCTCGACTCCGCCTCGGACGGGCAGCCGGCGCTGTGCGCGCCCGGCGCTAGCCCGTGGCAGAGACGCCAGGGATAGCCTTGCGCGCGCGGCGAGCACGTCGGCAGCCAGATCCCCTACAGCTACGACGAGCGCGCGCCTGCGTCCGTAGTGTCGGGCGAGGAAGCTGCTAACCGCCTGTGGGCGGGTCGCGACGCGCGCGCGTCCGAGGGGCTGGAATCCCGCGCCGTGCCTGCCGAACAGAGCGTGCAACGCCAGCGCATCGGCCGCTCGCACGGGGTCCTTTGCAGCCTTTCGGCGTGCCGCGTCGAGCCGGTTGCGCACGATCTGCAGGGCCTCTTCGCTCACTTGCCGCGTGCCCAGGCCACGTGCCAGCCGGCGCAGGCACTGGGTCAGGGCCTGGCGCTCGCAGGTCAGCGCGAGCTCGCTGGCATCGGCAAAAGCCCGCCCGCGCACGCCCTGTCCGGCGCGCTCCGAAGCAAGCCAGACCGCGAGCGTGGCGAGCTCGGGCGGCTCGGCGTCACGCGATCCAGCATCCACCCAAAGGCTGAGGTGCAGCGCGTTGCCGGTCGCACGCCGTACGACCACGGTGCGCGGACCCTCGCCCGGCCGCGAGGCGACCTGGCCGTGAAGCGCCCCCGGCCGTCGCTTGACAGGCTCGGCGCCCCCGCACGCCCCCGAGGCTAGCGCAAGGACGCAGACCCATGGTCTTACGAACCTAGCTCGCATCGGTCACCAGCCTCCGGTCCCGTGCCGAGCGGAACCGCACGCCCGATCCGCCCGCGCAAGCAGCCGCGTCCTCCGGGACCTTTCCATGGTCGCGCTCGGGAGTCTCCGAGCCGCTTCATAGCATCAAAGACTAGGGTTTCGCACGGCAGCCAAGGCGGCCGGGTCCATGCGGACGGGCCAGTTGGGGTTGGTGAAGCGCGCGCGACGCGGCAAGGCCCTGTTGCGGTTCCGGTCGGTCGCCCTCAGCCAGTCGCGCAGCCAGCGCTGGTGCTTGCGAGCCATTGCCTGGAAGCGCACGCCGGCGCTGCGAAACAGGCCGCAACTGCGATCGTGAACCACCTCGCCCTTGATCCACAGGCTTTCGCCGATCCCTGGCAGCGGCAGCTCGACCTGAACGATGCTGGGTGTGCGGGCGGGCTCGAGCAGTGGGCGGGGCCGCTCCATGAAGAGTCCTAGCGCACTGAGATCGGCCGCAAACCAGCGCTGCACCTCATCGCCGGCCACCTGGTTGGTATAGAAAGCTACCGGGATTCGCTGAAAGTATCGACGTTCCTGTTTCATCGTGGCCAATCTCCTACAATCGCGCAGGGGTACAGTCGCAACGGTGCATTGCAGATGCAGGAGATTGTAAGCGACCGCTTTTCGTTGACGCAAAAAAGGGACCTTTGCGCTAGTGCCTCGCCACAGGAATCCTGGTTGGTTGGGGCCTGCAGTGGGGCTCGCTGGCAAGGCGGACCGACGAAGGACATGCAGCGCATATTCGAGGAGGTCCCAACGCCGCCAGCGGGCGCCAGGGCTGGGGCCAAACGATCAGGATTCCTGTGGCGAGGCACTAGGTCCTGTTGGCGGGCGAGAGTGACCTGCCGGCGAGCACCGGCCATGGCGTTGTTGGCCCTGTGTCTGGCGTCGGGCTGCGGCGGGACTCGACCCCGGCCGCAGGCTCGAGCCCCCAGGGGGATCGTCGAAATGGACGAGCTCCGGATCACGGCCCGGCGCGGCGAAGGCGGACGCTACGAGTTCGAGGTCTACGATGCGTCCGACCTGTTCAACCGGGCTACGAGGCTGCTGGACAGGGGTGCGTGCGCGCAGGCCGTCCCCCTGTACGACCGCCTGCATCGGGAGTTCGCGGGCAGCCGCTACCATTCCGCAGCCCTGTACAATGCCGGCTTGTGCCTGATCCAGCTGGGCGAGCTGCAGGCGGCTAGGGCACGCTACGAGACGCTGTTGCGCGAGCTGCCTGGGTCGCGCGACGCAAGGCACGCCAGCTTTCAGCTGGTGCAGGTGCTGCTCGAGCTGGAGTCGTGGCAAGCGTTGCTCGACCGGGTAGATGCATTGCTGGCGCGAGACGACCTGACGGTCGCTGAACGAGTGGAAGCGATGGCCCGGCGGGCCCAAGCCCTTTTCGGCGCCCGCCGGCTCGATGAGGCCGAGCGGCAGGCACGCGGCACGCTGGCCCTTCAGCGGCAGCGGCCCGAAGCCGAGCAGAGGGCCGATGTACACTTTGCGGCCGCGG
This is a stretch of genomic DNA from Pseudomonadota bacterium. It encodes these proteins:
- a CDS encoding PilZ domain-containing protein, with product MKQERRYFQRIPVAFYTNQVAGDEVQRWFAADLSALGLFMERPRPLLEPARTPSIVQVELPLPGIGESLWIKGEVVHDRSCGLFRSAGVRFQAMARKHQRWLRDWLRATDRNRNRALPRRARFTNPNWPVRMDPAALAAVRNPSL
- a CDS encoding tetratricopeptide repeat protein yields the protein MALLALCLASGCGGTRPRPQARAPRGIVEMDELRITARRGEGGRYEFEVYDASDLFNRATRLLDRGACAQAVPLYDRLHREFAGSRYHSAALYNAGLCLIQLGELQAARARYETLLRELPGSRDARHASFQLVQVLLELESWQALLDRVDALLARDDLTVAERVEAMARRAQALFGARRLDEAERQARGTLALQRQRPEAEQRADVHFAAAANFVLAETIRSRAQALRFPKDSAEAQQRVLLQRAELVLKAQREYFNAIRFTDSHWAAASGYRIGHMYDELWHAIMHSPIPPRVPKGGEEAYRDELAKLIKPLIRHAIRYWELTLMLIERTGVQGGWASKTRKDLERVRELMLEQPPGPGGVSEQQLREFQGRQRAVKPSAAAGSAGSSP